CCGGGCGGCTTCGCCGACGGCGGACAGCGCGGTGCAGCGGCTGCGGAGAGGGCTTACACTGAAGGCGTGGAAGAGCCGCAGCAGGAACGCAAGGGCCTCAGCCCGTATGCGAAGGCGGGTGCGTACGCGGGACTGGCGTTCGTGACGCCGATCAGCGGGTACGTGTGTTACCGGATCGGCGACTGGCTCGACCAGAAATACGGGACGGATTACCTGTATCTGGCTGGCCTGATTCTGGGCTGCGCGGCGGGGATGTACGAGACGTTCCGGCAGGCGGTGCGGATCGAGGGGCTCGACAGGCGGCAATGAAGGACCTCGACTACAACCGCGTGATCCGCCGCATCAGCTGGATCGCCGCTGGAGTCACGGCAGCGGGGGCGGCGGCATGGTGGGGATTCGGCAGCGCCAACGGAATGTTCAGTTTTCTGGGAGGGGCGGGGATCGCCGGCGTGTCGTTCTGGCTGCTGCACCAGCTCGTCGAAGACCTGCAGGCGGCGGCTGAAGGAAGGCCGGTGAAGAAGGTGCGGCTGATCACGCACGTCTTCCGCGTGCTGCTTCTGGGCGCAATCGCCTATGTTATCCTCGAGATTTGCGGGGGCAGCCGCGTTGCGCTTGCCTCCGGCCTCACCGTCGCGCTGACGGCCGCCACCATCGAAGTCCTGATCGAGCTTTTCTATGCACGAGCATGAACTGTGGTTCACGGCGCTGCTGAACAAGTACGCAGCCGCGCCCGCCAACGCGCTCTTCCAGCTGGTTGGCTATCATACTGAAGATCCCGCCAAGCCATGGTCGAACTACATGGCCATGGAAATCCTCGTCATCCTGATTCTCTGCTCGGCTGCGCTGGCGCTGCGCGCCTCGCTCAGCGTGGACCGTCCGGGCAAGTTCCAGCTTGTCATTGAAGGAATCTACGGCTTCATCGCAGACCTGGCCAGGGACATCATCGGGCACGGTTACAGGAAGCGGCTGCCGTGGTTCGCGATGATCTTCCTCTTCTTGCTGACGTCGAACCTGCTGGGCATCATTCCGTCGTTCGAATCGCCGACGATGTATTACTTCGTCCCCGCGGGCGCGGCGATCGCCACCTTCTTCTATTACAACGGCCAGGGCATACAGGAGCAGGGACTGCTGGGGCACCTGAAACATTTCTGCGGCCCCGTGCTGCTGATCGCGTGGTTCATGTTCCCGCTGGAAGTGATCAGCCACCTGATCCGGCCGGTCTCGCTGACCATCCGACTGTACGCCAACATGCTGGCGGGCGAGCAGGTGACGCTGGGGTTCCTGGCCATGGCGCCGTGGGTGATTCCCGTCATCTTCATGGCGCTGCATACGTTCGTTTCATTCGTTCAGGCATTCATCTTCATGATGCTCGGCATGGTCTACGTGGGCGAAGCCGTGGCGCATGAAGGGCATTGATCGCGGCATCATCGGCCGTCAGTGTGAGGCCCCGGCGTCCCAACGCACGGTGCGCAACCACCTCCTGAGGGCCAATTCATAAAGGAGAAACCACCGATGCAGGTTCGCAACTTTCTGATTCTGGCGGCGCTGCTGCTTCTGGCCGCGCCGGCATTCGCGCAACAGGGACAGCAGTCCGGCGGCGTGTTCGTGCTGCCTGGCGCGTTCGCCATGGCGATCGCGTCAAGCGTCTGCGCGCTGGCGCAGGGCAAGGCCATCGCCGCTTCGGTTGAGGGCATCGCACGGAACCCGGGAGCGACGGGCGCCATCCGCATCCTCCTGATTCTGGGCCTGGCATTCATCGAGTCGCTGGCGCTGTTCACGCTGATCAACATCGGCCGCTGACAGCCGGCGGATTCCGAAACGAACCGAAAGGGCCCGGCGCGCAGCCGGGCCCTCGGTTTTTCTACGCTAAGAGATGATGAAGCTGCACGGCATCTTCCCTCCCATCACGACGCCGTTCAACGCCGACGGCGAAATCTACGAGGCCAAGGTGGCCCACAACGTCGGGAAGTGGAACCGCACTGGACTGGCCGGCTACGTCGTCTGCGGATCCACGGGAGAGAGCGTCCATCTGACGTTCGACGAGAAGCTGAAGATGTTCGAACTGGTGGCGAAATACGCCGCACCCGAGAAACTTCTGCTGTGCGGCACGGGCGTCGAGAGCGTCAAAGAGACGCTGGAGCTGACGCGGCGGGCGGCCGAAATGGGCTACAAGGCGGCCATGGTGCGGACGCCGCACTATTACAAGAACCTGATCAACAACGGCGCGGCGCAGGCGCTTTATTTCCGCGCGGTGGCGGATCAAAGCCCGGTTCCGGTGATGATTTACAACTGGCCCCAGGCCACAGGGGTCGATATTCCGGCAGAAACGGTGGCTGAATTAAGCCATCATCCGAACATTATCGCCACCAAGGAAAGCAGTGGAAATATTGAAAAAGTGATGCAGATGATCCGGGAATGCAAGCCCGGATTCCAGGTGCTGGTGGGGTCGGCTCCCACGCTCGCCCCGTCGCTGGCCGTGGGCGCTGCGGGAGCGGTTCTGGCGTACGCGAATGCTGCTCCCTACTCGGTGATT
This DNA window, taken from Bryobacteraceae bacterium, encodes the following:
- the dapA gene encoding 4-hydroxy-tetrahydrodipicolinate synthase, whose product is MKLHGIFPPITTPFNADGEIYEAKVAHNVGKWNRTGLAGYVVCGSTGESVHLTFDEKLKMFELVAKYAAPEKLLLCGTGVESVKETLELTRRAAEMGYKAAMVRTPHYYKNLINNGAAQALYFRAVADQSPVPVMIYNWPQATGVDIPAETVAELSHHPNIIATKESSGNIEKVMQMIRECKPGFQVLVGSAPTLAPSLAVGAAGAVLAYANAAPYSVIAIWEAHRQREFDAAMDWQRRIARAAVLVTAKYGIPGLKYAMDLNGYYGGPCRLPLAPLAPEAKKEIEDAFQGLNS